GCGGTGAGCGCGAGCTGCGGGTCGCCGAACAGCACGGCGTACCGGCACAGTTCGTCGGCACGGCCGGCGACCGTGCCCAGCCGGTCCAGCCACTCGCGCTCCAACTGGGCCTGGGCCCGCTCCATTTCCTCCGGTGTGGGGCCCTCCGCGGCGAACCGGGCCAGCTCCTCGTCGATTGCGGTCTCGATGACCGGCACCTCGACGTCACCGGAGGCCTTCACATCCAGCCAGCCCATGGAGGGCGCGCCGGCCAGACGCAGCAGGCCGAAGCCGGCCGCGACGGCCGTACGGTCACGGCGCACCAGTCGGTTGTACAGGCGGGAGGACTCGCCGCCGCCGAGGATGGTCAGGGCCAGGTCGGCGGCGTCGCACGCGCGCGTGCCGTCGTGCGGGAGCCGGTAGGCGGCCATCAGGGCGCGCGCCGGGACCTCCCCGACGACGACCTCGCGCTTCTGCTCGCCGATGATGTCCGGCAGGGAGCCGTCGCGGGGCGCGGGCTTGCCGTCGTGGGACGGGATCGACCCGAAGTACTTCTCGATCCAGGCAAGGGTCTGCCGGGGGTCGATGTCGCCGACCACGGAGAGCACCGCGTTGTTCGGCGCGTAGTAGGTGCGGAAGAACCGGCGGGCGTCCTCCAGGGTGGCCGCGTCCAGGTCCGCCATGGAGCCGATCGGGGTGTGGTGGTAGGGGTGGCCCTCCGGGTACGACAGGCCCGTCAGCTTCTCGAAGGCGGTGCCGTAGGGGACGTTGTCGTAGCGCTGGCGGCGCTCGTTCTTGACGACGTCCCGCTGGTTCTCCATGGACTCGTCGTCCAGGGCGGCCAGCAGCGAGCCCATGCGGTCGGCCTCCAGCCAGAGGGCGAGCTCCAGCTGGTGGGCGGGCATGGTCTCGAAGTAGTTCGTGCGCTCGAAGCTGGTGGTGCCGTTGAGCGAGCCGCCCGCGCCCTGTACGAGCTCGAAGTGACCGTTGCCCTTGACCTGCGCCGAGCCCTGGAACATCAAGTGCTCGAAAAGGTGAGCCAGGCCGGTACGCTCCTTGACTTCGTGGCGGGAGCCGACGTCGTACCAGAGGCAGACCGCCGCCACCGGGGTCAGGTGGTCCTCGGAGAGCACCACGCGCAGACCGTTGGCCAGGCGGTGCTCGGTCGCTGTCAGGCCCCCGGAGCCTGCCTCGGCTGTGGTCGTGTGACCCATGGGCATGTACATCCCTTCGCAAGCGGTTGCGGTTGTGGAAACCGCGGTTTTCCTGCCGTTCCAGCCACTGTATGCAAAGCGTGCGGGACGTCGGTGAAGTTCCCGCGGGACGTACGCCCAGAGCGGATCCCGTAACCTGCCCCGGACCCACCAGGGGTCCCGGGAAGCCCGCCGGGACCGGGTCGCGGCACGGGTTGTCAGTGCCTCGGTCCACAATGGTCGGCGTCAGATCCGTCCCACGCTTCAGCAAGGAGCCAGGCAGCGATGGCCCGCCGCAGCACGAAGACCCCGCCGCCCGACGATTCGTACGAGGAGAAGATCCTCGACATCGACGTCGTGGACGAGATGCGTGGCTCCTACCTCGAGTACGCGTACTCGGTCATCTACTCGCGCGCCCTGCCGGACGCCCGTGACGGCCTCAAGCCGGTGCACCGCCGGATCGTGTACCAGATGAACGAGATGGGCCTGCGCCCCGACCGCAGCTACGTGAAGTGCGCGCGTGTCGTCGGCGAGGTCATGGGCAAGCTGCACCCGCACGGCGACGCGTCGATCTACGACGCCCTGGTGCGCATGGCCCAGCCCTTCTCCATGCGCGTGCCGCTGGTCGACGGCCACGGCAACTTCGGCTCGCTGGGCAACGACGACCCGCCGGCCGCCATGCGGTACACCGAGTGCCGGCAGGCCGAGGCGACGAGCCTGATGACCGAGTCGATCGACGAGGACACGGTCGACTTCGCGCCGAACTACGACGGCCAGGAGCGGGAGCCGGTGGCGCTGCCCGCCGCCTTCCCGAACCTGCTGGTGAACGGCTCCTCTGGCATCGCGGTCGGCATGGCGACGAACATGGCGCCGCACAACCTGCGCGAGGTGATCGCGGCCGCCCGCCACCTGATCAAGTACCCGAACGCGGACCTGGACGCGCTGATGAAGCACGTCCCGGGCCCGGACCTGCCCACCGGCGGCCGGATCGTCGGCCTGGACGGCATCCGGGACGCGTACGCGACGGGCCGCGGCACCTTCAAGATGCGCGCGACGGTCTCGATCGAGACGGTGACCGCCCGCCGCCAGGGCCTGGTCGTCACCGAACTGCCCTTCACGGTCGGCCCCGAGAAGGTGATCGCCAAGATCAAGGATCTGGTGAACTCGAAGAAGGTCCAGGGCATCGCCGACGTCAAGGACCTCACCGACCGCGAGCACGGACTGCGCCTGGTCATCGAGATCAAGAACGGCTTCGTGCCGGAGGCGATCCTGGAGCAGCTGTACAAGCTGACCCCGATGGAGGAGTCCTTCGGCATCAACAACGTGGCGCTGGTGGACGGCCAGCCGCTCACGCTGGGCCTGAAGGAACTGCTGGAGGTCTATCTCGACCACCGCTTCGACGTCGTCCGGCGCCGCAGCGAGTTCCGCCGCACCAAGCGCCGCGACCGGCTGCACCTGGTCGAGGGCCTGCTGACCGCGCTGGTCGACATCGACGAGGTCATCCGGCTCATCCGGTCCAGCGAGAACTCCGCGCAGGCCAAGGAGCGCCTGATGCGGCGCTTCTCGCTGAGCGAGGTGCAGACGCAGTACATCCTCGACACGCCGCTGCGCCGGCTCACCAAGTACGACCGCATCGAGCTGGAGGCGGAGAAGGACAAGCTCACCGCGGAGATCGAGGAGCTGACCCGCATCCTGGAGTCCGACGCGGAGCTGCGCAAGCTGGTCTCGGCCGAACTGGCCGCGGTGGCCAAGAAGTTCGGCACCGACCGGCGTACGGTCCTGCTGGAGTCCGCGGGCGCCCCGGTGGCCGTGGTGCCGCTGCAGGTGGCCGACGACCCGTGCCGGGTGCTGCTGTCCTCGACCGGGCTGCTGGCTCGTACGGCGACCGACGAGCCGTTCCCGGAGCAGGCGGGCGCCAAGCGCGTCAAGCACGACGTGATCGTCTCGGCGGTCCCGGCGACCGCACGCGGCGAGATCGGCGCGGTGACCTCGGCGGGCCGCCTGCTGCGGATCAACGTGGTCGACCTGCCCCAGCTGCCGGAGACCGCGGCGGCACCGAACCTGTCCGGAGGCGCGCCGCTGGCGGAGTTCGTCTCCCTGGAGGACGACGAGACGGTGGTCTGCCTGACCACGCTGGACGAGTCGTCCCCGGGCCTGGCGCTCGGCACCGAGCAGGGTGTCGTCAAGCGCGTGGTGCCCGACTATCCGTCCAGCAAGGACGAGTTGGAGGTCATCACGCTCAAGGAGGGTGACCGGATCGTCGGCGCGGTGGAGCTGCGCACCGGCGAGGAGGACCTGGTCTTCATCACCGACGACGCGCAGCTGCTGCGCTTCCAGGCGTCCATCGTGCGTCCGCAGGGCCGCCCGGCGGGCGGTATGGCGGGCATCAAGCTCGCCGAGGGCGCGAGGGTCATCTCGTTCACGGCGGTCGACCCGGCGGCCGACGCCGTGGTGTTCACGGTGGCGGGCTCGCGCGGCACGCTGGACGACTCGGTGCAGACGACGGCCAAGCTGACGCCGTTCGACCAGTACCCGCGCAAGGGCCGCGCCACGGGCGGTGTGCGCTGCCAGCGGTTCCTCAAGGGCGAGGACTGCCTGTCGCTGGGCTGGGCGGGCCCGGTTCCCGCGCGTGCGGCGCAGAAGAACGGCACCCCGGCGGACCTGCCGGAGCTGGACCCGCGCCGGGACGGCTCGGGCACATCGCTGCCGAAGACGGTCTCGGTGGTCGCGGGGCCGGTCTTCTAGCCCTCGTACGACGCCTGGTACGACTCCGCGTCGGGCTCCTCCTCGGAGCCCCGGACGTAGCGCAGGACGCCCCACATGCCGTGCTCGTCGGCGTGTGGGGCGTCGTGCCTGCACCCCTCCAGTTCCTTGCCGAGGGCCGCCGCGTCGATGCCGGAGCCGATCAGGACGAGCTGGGTGAGA
Above is a genomic segment from Streptomyces fodineus containing:
- a CDS encoding M16 family metallopeptidase; this translates as MPMGHTTTAEAGSGGLTATEHRLANGLRVVLSEDHLTPVAAVCLWYDVGSRHEVKERTGLAHLFEHLMFQGSAQVKGNGHFELVQGAGGSLNGTTSFERTNYFETMPAHQLELALWLEADRMGSLLAALDDESMENQRDVVKNERRQRYDNVPYGTAFEKLTGLSYPEGHPYHHTPIGSMADLDAATLEDARRFFRTYYAPNNAVLSVVGDIDPRQTLAWIEKYFGSIPSHDGKPAPRDGSLPDIIGEQKREVVVGEVPARALMAAYRLPHDGTRACDAADLALTILGGGESSRLYNRLVRRDRTAVAAGFGLLRLAGAPSMGWLDVKASGDVEVPVIETAIDEELARFAAEGPTPEEMERAQAQLEREWLDRLGTVAGRADELCRYAVLFGDPQLALTAVKRVLEVTAEEVQEVAKARLRPDNRAVLVYEPKSPEEAPDADVPEDPEQEATVEAGADENENEETAK
- a CDS encoding DNA gyrase/topoisomerase IV subunit A, with product MARRSTKTPPPDDSYEEKILDIDVVDEMRGSYLEYAYSVIYSRALPDARDGLKPVHRRIVYQMNEMGLRPDRSYVKCARVVGEVMGKLHPHGDASIYDALVRMAQPFSMRVPLVDGHGNFGSLGNDDPPAAMRYTECRQAEATSLMTESIDEDTVDFAPNYDGQEREPVALPAAFPNLLVNGSSGIAVGMATNMAPHNLREVIAAARHLIKYPNADLDALMKHVPGPDLPTGGRIVGLDGIRDAYATGRGTFKMRATVSIETVTARRQGLVVTELPFTVGPEKVIAKIKDLVNSKKVQGIADVKDLTDREHGLRLVIEIKNGFVPEAILEQLYKLTPMEESFGINNVALVDGQPLTLGLKELLEVYLDHRFDVVRRRSEFRRTKRRDRLHLVEGLLTALVDIDEVIRLIRSSENSAQAKERLMRRFSLSEVQTQYILDTPLRRLTKYDRIELEAEKDKLTAEIEELTRILESDAELRKLVSAELAAVAKKFGTDRRTVLLESAGAPVAVVPLQVADDPCRVLLSSTGLLARTATDEPFPEQAGAKRVKHDVIVSAVPATARGEIGAVTSAGRLLRINVVDLPQLPETAAAPNLSGGAPLAEFVSLEDDETVVCLTTLDESSPGLALGTEQGVVKRVVPDYPSSKDELEVITLKEGDRIVGAVELRTGEEDLVFITDDAQLLRFQASIVRPQGRPAGGMAGIKLAEGARVISFTAVDPAADAVVFTVAGSRGTLDDSVQTTAKLTPFDQYPRKGRATGGVRCQRFLKGEDCLSLGWAGPVPARAAQKNGTPADLPELDPRRDGSGTSLPKTVSVVAGPVF